A DNA window from Sulfitobacter sp. BSw21498 contains the following coding sequences:
- a CDS encoding carboxypeptidase M32, whose translation MTVFDELMAFQRETEALAQVAGRLGWDQETVMPRGAAPQRGEEMAAMEGVLHARRVDPRIPEWLDRIDAVGLDEVGQAQVRHIKRGHARASKVPAALAARIARVTSEAQGIWAEARAADDVAAFAPTLAEVIALKREEGQALAAGGDVYDAMLDDYEPGATAAELEAMFGALRPELTRLREAVREAEAPPVLAGRFDADAQMKLTRTLATTFGYDMTMGRVDKAVHPFSSGSGQDVRITTRTNEVDPFNCFYSTIHEVGHACYEQGIDKEYLLTPLGGGVSMGVHESQSRIYENQLGRSRAFSGWLYGQMRDAFGDFGVADENTFYRIVNRVSDGYIRTESDELQYNLHVLLRFDLERALMAGDLLVGDLEAAWNDRFKADFGYAVDRPSNGVLQDVHWSVGLFGYFPTYSLGNVYAGCLNTALRRDVQDLDTQLAKGDTATATGWLREKVQRHGGLYSPREVITQATGAEPSEIPLLSYLTEKFSALYAL comes from the coding sequence ATGACTGTTTTTGACGAGTTGATGGCGTTTCAGCGCGAAACCGAGGCGCTTGCGCAGGTTGCGGGGCGTTTGGGCTGGGATCAGGAAACAGTCATGCCGCGCGGTGCTGCCCCGCAGCGGGGCGAGGAAATGGCCGCGATGGAGGGCGTTTTGCACGCCCGCCGTGTCGATCCGCGTATTCCCGAATGGTTGGACCGGATCGATGCGGTTGGACTAGATGAGGTGGGGCAGGCGCAGGTGCGCCACATCAAGCGCGGGCATGCGCGCGCCTCTAAGGTACCCGCAGCGCTTGCAGCGCGGATTGCGCGGGTCACCTCGGAAGCGCAAGGCATTTGGGCCGAGGCGCGTGCTGCCGACGATGTTGCGGCATTTGCCCCGACCCTTGCCGAGGTGATCGCGCTGAAGCGTGAAGAAGGCCAGGCGCTTGCTGCCGGAGGCGATGTCTATGACGCGATGCTGGATGACTATGAACCCGGTGCGACCGCTGCCGAGCTAGAGGCCATGTTCGGCGCCCTGCGCCCCGAGCTGACCCGTTTGCGTGAAGCCGTTCGCGAGGCCGAGGCTCCACCTGTGTTGGCGGGTCGATTTGACGCCGATGCCCAGATGAAGCTGACACGGACTCTGGCCACGACGTTTGGCTACGATATGACGATGGGTCGCGTGGATAAAGCCGTGCACCCGTTTTCAAGCGGGTCGGGGCAGGATGTGCGGATCACAACGCGCACAAATGAGGTCGATCCATTTAACTGTTTCTATTCAACGATTCACGAAGTCGGTCATGCGTGTTATGAGCAAGGTATCGACAAAGAGTACCTTTTGACGCCTCTTGGTGGGGGCGTCTCTATGGGCGTGCACGAAAGCCAAAGCCGGATCTACGAGAACCAGCTTGGCCGGAGCCGTGCATTTTCGGGTTGGCTCTATGGGCAGATGCGCGATGCCTTTGGTGACTTTGGCGTGGCGGATGAAAATACATTCTACCGGATCGTAAATCGGGTATCAGATGGGTATATCCGAACCGAATCGGATGAGTTGCAGTACAATCTACATGTGCTGCTGCGGTTCGATCTGGAACGTGCGTTAATGGCGGGCGATCTGTTGGTTGGCGATCTGGAAGCCGCATGGAACGACCGGTTCAAGGCGGACTTCGGGTATGCCGTTGACAGGCCATCAAACGGTGTATTGCAGGATGTGCATTGGTCGGTAGGGCTGTTCGGATATTTCCCGACGTATTCTTTGGGCAACGTCTATGCTGGCTGTTTGAATACAGCGCTGCGCCGCGATGTGCAGGACTTGGATACTCAACTGGCCAAGGGGGATACCGCTACTGCCACTGGCTGGCTGCGCGAAAAGGTGCAGCGCCATGGTGGACTTTACAGCCCGCGCGAAGTGATCACCCAAGCGACGGGGGCAGAGCCAAGCGAGATCCCGCTGCTTTCCTATTTGACCGAAAAGTTTAGCGCCCTATATGCGCTATAG
- the gyrA gene encoding DNA gyrase subunit A, giving the protein MNETPETPENDDEIPATRPVYDGPSVDIEHEMRTSYLDYAMSVIVSRAIPDLRDGLKPVHRRIIYSMYEKGITHDKSYRKSAKSVGDVMGSYHPHGDSAIYDALVRMAQDFSMSLPLIDGQGNFGSMDGDSAAAMRYTESRLDKVASFMTSDLDKETVNFIDNYDGKEREPTVLPARFPNMLVNGAGGIAVGMATNIPPHNLGEVIDACQALIENPDLTSEELIEYIPGPDFPTGGIMLGRSGARKAYLEGRGSVIMRAKTRVEEIRKDRFAIVIDEICYQVNKSTMIEKIAEQVREKKIDGIAHVQDESDRNGVRVVIELKRDATAEVVMNQLYRFTPMQTYFGCNMLALNGGRPEQLTLRKFLTSFIDFREDVVARRTAYLLRKARERSHILCGLAVAVTNIDEVVATIRSSADAAEAREKLMTRRWPAEQILQYIALIDDPTHTANEDGTYNLSETQARAILELRLQRLTQIGVKEVTDELEELAKKIQEYLEILGSRERIMGIISDELTEVKDLFAVPRRTEIVDWSGDMDDEDLIAREDMVVTVTSGGYIKRTPLIDFRSQRRGGKGVSGMQTKEEDVVTTLFVANTHTQLLFFTTDGMVYKLKTWRLPQGGRTSKGKAIVNILPIPTGVSIAAIMPVDRDEKDWDDLQVVFATSAGTVRRNKLSDFTNVMRNGKIAMKFEDDHAKTTLINARIASNDDDVMLVTNSGRAIRFPATDVRVFNSRASVGVRGIKLNGDDKVVSMSIIRHFDATSEERTAYLKMRRAMAGLVDDVENDEDEAPADPNFSQERYAEMSAAENLLLTITEKGAGKLSSSHDYPVRGRGGLGVTAMDKAMRGGEIVASFPVELDDQIMLATSKGQSIRVPVEGISFRSRSAGGVKVFDTGRGEVVVSVAWIADQGDETVDDEIISPEV; this is encoded by the coding sequence GTGAACGAGACGCCAGAAACCCCTGAAAACGATGACGAAATCCCGGCAACGCGCCCCGTGTACGATGGCCCATCGGTCGATATCGAACACGAGATGCGGACATCCTATCTGGATTACGCCATGTCGGTCATCGTTTCGCGCGCCATTCCCGACCTGCGAGACGGGCTAAAACCGGTTCATCGCCGCATCATTTATTCGATGTACGAAAAAGGCATTACGCACGATAAATCATACCGTAAGTCTGCGAAGTCCGTGGGCGATGTGATGGGCTCCTACCACCCGCATGGTGACAGCGCGATCTATGACGCGTTGGTGCGTATGGCTCAGGACTTTTCGATGTCGCTGCCGCTGATTGATGGTCAAGGTAACTTCGGCTCCATGGACGGCGATAGTGCTGCAGCCATGCGTTATACGGAATCGCGCCTTGATAAGGTCGCGTCATTCATGACCAGCGATCTGGACAAAGAAACCGTCAATTTCATCGACAACTACGATGGAAAAGAACGCGAGCCTACTGTTTTGCCTGCACGTTTTCCAAACATGCTGGTTAATGGCGCAGGCGGTATCGCCGTTGGTATGGCGACGAACATTCCGCCGCACAATCTGGGCGAAGTGATCGATGCCTGTCAGGCGCTGATCGAAAATCCCGATCTGACCTCGGAAGAGCTGATTGAATATATTCCCGGCCCCGACTTCCCCACAGGCGGGATCATGTTGGGCCGGTCCGGTGCACGCAAAGCCTACCTTGAGGGGCGCGGCAGCGTGATTATGCGGGCCAAGACCCGTGTCGAAGAAATTCGCAAGGACCGGTTTGCCATCGTCATCGACGAGATTTGCTATCAGGTCAACAAATCCACGATGATCGAAAAGATCGCCGAACAAGTGCGCGAGAAGAAGATCGACGGCATCGCCCATGTTCAGGATGAATCCGACCGGAACGGTGTGCGCGTCGTGATCGAGCTTAAGCGCGATGCCACCGCCGAAGTGGTCATGAACCAGCTCTATCGCTTTACACCGATGCAAACCTATTTCGGCTGTAACATGCTGGCGTTGAACGGCGGCCGGCCAGAGCAGCTTACCCTGCGCAAGTTCCTGACATCTTTCATTGATTTCCGCGAAGATGTTGTCGCCCGCCGCACCGCCTATTTGCTTCGCAAAGCGCGTGAACGCAGCCACATCCTGTGCGGTCTGGCCGTCGCGGTCACCAACATCGACGAGGTCGTCGCGACCATCCGATCCTCTGCGGATGCCGCCGAGGCGCGCGAAAAGCTGATGACGCGTCGCTGGCCTGCAGAGCAGATCTTGCAGTATATCGCGCTGATCGACGATCCGACACATACGGCCAACGAGGATGGGACCTATAACCTGTCTGAAACACAGGCCCGCGCCATCTTGGAGCTGCGCCTGCAGCGCCTGACTCAGATCGGCGTCAAAGAGGTCACCGACGAGCTGGAAGAACTGGCCAAGAAAATCCAGGAATACCTCGAGATTCTGGGCAGCCGTGAACGTATCATGGGCATCATCTCCGACGAGCTGACCGAGGTGAAAGACCTCTTTGCCGTTCCGCGCCGCACAGAGATCGTCGATTGGTCCGGCGATATGGACGACGAAGATCTGATCGCACGCGAAGACATGGTCGTGACCGTAACTTCGGGCGGCTATATCAAACGCACCCCGTTGATCGATTTCCGCAGCCAACGTCGCGGCGGCAAAGGTGTTTCTGGCATGCAAACCAAAGAAGAGGACGTGGTTACCACCCTCTTTGTTGCCAATACCCACACGCAACTACTTTTCTTTACGACGGACGGCATGGTCTACAAGCTCAAGACCTGGCGCTTGCCCCAAGGCGGGCGCACTTCGAAAGGTAAGGCGATCGTTAACATCCTGCCGATCCCGACCGGCGTCTCCATTGCGGCGATTATGCCCGTGGATCGCGACGAGAAAGATTGGGACGATTTGCAGGTGGTCTTTGCGACCTCTGCCGGTACTGTTCGTCGGAACAAACTTTCGGATTTCACCAACGTCATGCGTAACGGCAAAATTGCCATGAAGTTTGAGGATGATCACGCCAAGACAACGCTGATTAACGCACGCATCGCCTCTAATGATGATGACGTAATGCTGGTCACAAACTCCGGCCGCGCAATCCGCTTTCCGGCCACCGACGTGCGCGTGTTCAACAGCCGCGCCTCTGTCGGGGTTCGTGGCATCAAGCTGAACGGGGACGATAAAGTCGTATCCATGTCGATCATTCGCCACTTCGACGCGACCTCGGAAGAGCGCACGGCCTACCTCAAGATGCGCCGTGCGATGGCGGGTCTTGTCGATGATGTGGAAAATGACGAGGACGAAGCACCCGCCGATCCGAATTTCTCGCAAGAACGCTATGCAGAAATGTCTGCGGCAGAGAATCTTCTCCTGACGATCACAGAAAAAGGCGCGGGCAAGCTTTCCTCCAGCCACGATTATCCCGTGCGCGGGCGCGGCGGTCTGGGTGTAACGGCGATGGACAAGGCAATGCGCGGCGGCGAAATCGTCGCTTCGTTCCCGGTCGAACTAGATGACCAGATCATGCTCGCCACGTCCAAAGGGCAATCGATTCGCGTTCCAGTAGAAGGTATTTCCTTCCGCTCGCGGAGCGCCGGGGGCGTCAAAGTCTTCGACACCGGCCGCGGCGAGGTCGTTGTAAGCGTTGCCTGGATTGCAGATCAGGGCGATGAAACAGTAGACGACGAGATCATCTCCCCCGAAGTGTAA
- a CDS encoding DUF2855 family protein yields MQQILVNQNAITETRVVTTQAEPLAPGQARLAIESFALTSNNVTYAAAGFDIGYWQFFPTSENGWGIVPVWGTAKVVESRTDVLSVGTRLYGFYPMASEVVIAPENGTAGLVDAAAHRAKLPLIYNQYTPVKTGPASEDHLRALLQPLLATSYLIYDWLRDNDCFGAEQIIVGSASSKTGLGLCCYLAEPKARAYQIVGLTSVGNRAFVEGLGHCDTVLTYDQIAELDHVPSVYVDMSGNSTVKAELHGTLKHKLKHSSAVGLSHWDQFTPAMRLEGPKPEFFFAPSQVAKRRQEWGPGKIEAQITAAWKRIAASASDWMDVQVHEGVEAAEGVYAALAKGEADPKIGAVIRP; encoded by the coding sequence ATGCAACAGATTTTGGTCAATCAAAACGCAATCACTGAAACACGTGTCGTCACAACCCAAGCAGAGCCGCTGGCACCGGGGCAGGCGCGTCTGGCAATCGAAAGCTTTGCGCTCACGTCGAACAATGTCACCTACGCAGCAGCGGGCTTTGACATCGGCTATTGGCAGTTCTTTCCGACGTCCGAGAACGGATGGGGCATTGTGCCGGTCTGGGGCACCGCCAAAGTCGTTGAAAGTCGCACTGACGTGCTAAGCGTTGGTACGCGGCTTTATGGTTTCTACCCGATGGCATCCGAGGTGGTGATCGCCCCTGAAAATGGCACCGCCGGTTTGGTGGATGCAGCGGCACATCGGGCAAAGCTTCCGCTGATCTATAATCAATACACCCCCGTCAAAACCGGCCCTGCATCAGAGGACCACCTGCGTGCCTTGCTGCAACCTTTGCTGGCGACATCCTATCTGATCTACGATTGGTTGCGCGATAATGACTGTTTTGGTGCCGAGCAGATCATCGTGGGCAGCGCGTCGTCCAAAACCGGATTGGGGCTTTGCTGCTATCTGGCCGAACCCAAAGCGCGTGCCTATCAAATCGTGGGCCTGACATCCGTCGGTAACCGCGCTTTTGTCGAAGGGTTGGGGCATTGCGATACCGTGCTGACCTATGACCAGATCGCCGAGCTCGACCACGTGCCGTCCGTCTATGTCGACATGTCCGGCAACAGTACGGTCAAGGCCGAGCTGCATGGCACGTTAAAACACAAGCTTAAACATTCGTCAGCAGTGGGGCTGAGCCATTGGGACCAATTCACCCCGGCGATGCGCCTTGAAGGCCCAAAACCGGAGTTCTTCTTTGCGCCCTCTCAGGTCGCTAAACGTCGGCAGGAGTGGGGGCCTGGTAAGATCGAGGCACAGATTACTGCGGCGTGGAAACGTATCGCCGCCAGCGCATCGGACTGGATGGATGTGCAGGTGCATGAAGGAGTCGAAGCCGCAGAAGGGGTCTATGCCGCGTTGGCCAAAGGCGAAGCCGACCCCAAAATCGGAGCGGTTATCCGTCCGTAG
- a CDS encoding radical SAM protein, with product MKDVVDANIGKFQDPALTAKGEPRATVSLTNPQTLWFNTGTLCNIECVNCYIASSPTNDALVYITADDVRDYLGQITQRNWPVTEIAFTGGEPFMNPQMIEITEASLEAGYDVLILTNAMRPMMRKSVQAGLARLNEAYPDKLTLRISVDHYRTDLHDAERGAGALQKTVTGMKWLRDNGIRMAVAGRSVFGATDEDSRAGYGVFYAEHGFDIDAQDPGMTVLFPEMDETVEVPEITTSCWGILDISPDAVMCSSSRMVVKRKGAATPAVLACTLLPYSEEFELGHSLEEAEKDIALNHPHCAKFCVLGGASCSA from the coding sequence ATGAAAGACGTTGTCGACGCAAATATCGGTAAGTTTCAAGACCCTGCCTTGACCGCCAAGGGCGAACCCCGCGCGACGGTAAGCCTGACAAACCCGCAAACCCTGTGGTTCAATACCGGCACCCTGTGCAACATCGAATGCGTGAACTGCTATATCGCATCCAGCCCGACGAATGACGCGCTGGTCTATATTACCGCGGACGACGTGCGTGATTACCTGGGGCAAATCACGCAGCGGAACTGGCCCGTGACGGAAATCGCTTTTACCGGCGGCGAACCCTTCATGAACCCGCAGATGATCGAGATCACGGAAGCCTCGCTTGAAGCCGGATACGATGTGCTGATCCTCACCAACGCAATGCGCCCGATGATGCGCAAATCGGTGCAGGCCGGTCTGGCACGCCTGAACGAGGCTTATCCCGACAAGCTGACCTTGCGGATTTCAGTGGATCATTACCGGACCGATTTGCATGACGCAGAACGCGGTGCTGGTGCGCTGCAAAAGACGGTCACCGGTATGAAATGGCTACGCGACAACGGTATCCGCATGGCCGTCGCAGGGCGATCGGTTTTCGGCGCGACAGATGAAGACAGCCGCGCCGGCTATGGGGTCTTCTATGCTGAACACGGCTTTGACATCGACGCGCAAGACCCTGGTATGACAGTTCTTTTCCCCGAAATGGATGAAACCGTCGAAGTGCCCGAAATCACGACATCCTGCTGGGGTATTCTAGACATATCGCCTGACGCGGTGATGTGTTCAAGCTCGCGGATGGTGGTCAAACGCAAGGGGGCCGCGACACCAGCGGTGCTGGCCTGCACGCTGCTGCCCTATAGCGAAGAGTTTGAGCTGGGGCATTCGCTGGAAGAGGCCGAGAAAGACATCGCATTGAACCACCCCCATTGCGCCAAATTCTGCGTCTTGGGCGGGGCAAGCTGTTCAGCCTGA
- the zwf gene encoding glucose-6-phosphate dehydrogenase: protein MVSRVIPVDPFDLVIFGGTGDLARRKILPGLFRRFCSGQMPENARVIGAARTEMDRAGYQQMIREAIAEFNGDFEHDKAQLEGFIDRLEYVAIDAKGEDGWVELQKLMAGTERVEAYYFSVSPALFGDLAERLQQWGMADAQSRIVVEKPFGRDLKTAQALNATLAKYFDESQIYRIDHYLGKETVQNLMAVRFGNMLFEPLWNSQYVDHIQITVAETVGVGGRGEYYDKSGAMRDMVQNHLMQLLCLIAMEPPARFDPDAVRDEKLKVIRALDPVLPHHIARGQYQAEPCNEAEQPGYRTAVGDPRSRTESFVALKTHISNWRWAGTPFYLRTGKRMAARSSEITVVFKETPHSIFTEDAGRHRNVLSIRLQPNEGITLGVTIKEPGPGGMRLVDVPLDMTFADALGPDGSEQVDAYERLIMDVIRGNQTLFMRGDEVEAAWAWTDPIIQGWEARNDVPKPYDSGSDGPTDANELMRRDQRQWREYSA from the coding sequence ATGGTATCACGCGTCATTCCGGTCGACCCCTTTGATCTGGTGATTTTCGGCGGCACAGGCGATCTGGCCCGCCGCAAGATCCTGCCGGGGTTGTTTCGGCGTTTTTGTTCAGGGCAGATGCCCGAAAACGCCCGTGTCATTGGTGCAGCCCGTACGGAAATGGACCGCGCAGGCTATCAGCAGATGATCCGCGAGGCGATTGCCGAATTCAACGGTGACTTCGAGCACGACAAGGCTCAGCTTGAGGGGTTCATTGACCGTCTTGAGTATGTTGCGATTGATGCAAAGGGCGAAGACGGCTGGGTTGAGCTGCAAAAGTTGATGGCAGGAACCGAGCGGGTAGAGGCCTATTATTTCTCTGTCTCGCCCGCGTTGTTCGGTGATCTGGCCGAGCGTTTGCAACAATGGGGCATGGCCGATGCGCAAAGCCGGATCGTGGTTGAAAAGCCGTTCGGCCGCGACCTCAAGACCGCGCAAGCGTTGAACGCGACGCTGGCCAAGTATTTTGACGAAAGCCAGATCTACCGGATCGACCATTATCTGGGCAAAGAGACGGTGCAAAACCTGATGGCCGTGCGTTTTGGCAATATGCTGTTTGAACCCTTGTGGAACAGCCAATACGTCGATCACATCCAGATCACCGTGGCCGAAACCGTCGGCGTCGGGGGCAGGGGTGAATACTATGACAAGTCGGGTGCCATGCGCGACATGGTGCAAAACCACCTGATGCAACTGTTGTGTTTGATTGCGATGGAACCCCCCGCGCGGTTTGATCCCGACGCGGTGCGCGATGAAAAGCTCAAGGTGATCCGCGCGCTGGACCCCGTGCTACCGCATCATATTGCCCGTGGACAGTATCAGGCAGAGCCGTGCAACGAGGCCGAACAACCGGGGTACCGTACCGCCGTTGGTGATCCGCGCTCGCGCACCGAAAGCTTTGTCGCGCTGAAAACCCACATCAGCAACTGGCGATGGGCTGGGACGCCCTTCTATCTGCGCACCGGCAAACGCATGGCCGCGCGCTCGTCCGAGATTACAGTCGTGTTCAAGGAAACGCCGCATTCGATTTTCACCGAAGATGCGGGTCGTCATCGTAACGTCCTGTCGATCCGACTGCAGCCGAACGAGGGCATTACCCTTGGCGTGACGATCAAGGAACCGGGCCCGGGCGGCATGCGTTTGGTGGATGTGCCTTTGGATATGACATTTGCCGACGCATTGGGCCCTGATGGGTCGGAACAGGTCGACGCCTATGAACGTCTGATCATGGATGTCATCCGTGGCAACCAGACCCTGTTCATGCGCGGCGACGAGGTGGAGGCCGCATGGGCCTGGACCGACCCGATCATCCAGGGCTGGGAAGCACGCAACGATGTGCCCAAACCCTACGACAGCGGGTCTGATGGCCCGACAGATGCCAACGAACTGATGCGCCGTGACCAGCGGCAATGGCGGGAGTATTCTGCATGA